A single region of the Solwaraspora sp. WMMD791 genome encodes:
- a CDS encoding FtsK/SpoIIIE domain-containing protein → MPLINIIPGEKVPVAPMNVRLPSWRMPGWLLLLWWLARGLVRLTVLAVRYWWISGPTIAAGWVYVEWGPLVLAAVDTGLAGLCAVWWRLHPGSWWRFGWYPIVGRWRRLWVYRRRWVAVTATCGLAVIFDGVRYVPRLVRVSSDRFGDTVTVRMLPGQVPDDWARNADRLAHGFHQREARASACVRPDLVAVRFTRRDPLAAVVAPLPVPAEPDLAALPLGVQEGGELYRLRLSGSHVLVAGATNSGKGSVIWSLISALAGGVRSGLVELWVFDPKGGMELAAGLPLFARFCYQDPDTMAGVLEEAVKRMRLRADRLRGVTRQHTPSRDEPLIVVVVDELAALTAYLTDRKVRDRIKEALGLLLSQGRAVGVHVVAALQDPRKDVLPFRDLFPTRIALRMTEPEQADMVLGDGARDRGAACDRVPETLPGVGYVVLDGVREPVRVRFAYLSDDDIRGLGRAYRHLDDTDNGAGGVAGVVA, encoded by the coding sequence ATGCCGTTGATCAACATCATTCCGGGGGAGAAGGTCCCGGTCGCGCCGATGAATGTGCGGCTGCCGTCGTGGCGGATGCCGGGCTGGCTGCTCCTGTTGTGGTGGCTGGCCCGTGGCCTGGTCCGGCTGACGGTGTTGGCGGTCCGCTACTGGTGGATCTCCGGCCCGACCATTGCGGCCGGGTGGGTGTATGTGGAGTGGGGGCCGCTGGTCCTGGCCGCCGTCGACACCGGCCTCGCCGGATTGTGCGCGGTGTGGTGGCGGCTGCATCCGGGGTCGTGGTGGCGGTTCGGCTGGTACCCGATCGTCGGGCGGTGGCGTCGGCTGTGGGTGTACCGGCGTCGCTGGGTCGCGGTCACCGCCACCTGCGGGTTGGCGGTGATCTTCGACGGGGTCCGCTACGTGCCGCGCCTGGTCCGGGTGTCCTCCGACCGGTTCGGGGACACGGTGACGGTACGGATGCTGCCCGGTCAGGTGCCGGATGACTGGGCGCGTAACGCGGACCGGTTGGCGCACGGCTTCCACCAACGCGAAGCACGGGCGTCCGCCTGTGTGCGGCCGGATCTGGTGGCGGTGCGATTCACCCGCCGGGATCCCCTCGCCGCCGTGGTGGCGCCGCTGCCGGTCCCGGCCGAACCCGACCTTGCCGCCCTCCCTCTCGGTGTGCAGGAGGGCGGGGAGCTGTATCGGCTGCGGCTGTCCGGTTCGCATGTGCTGGTGGCGGGGGCGACGAACTCCGGCAAGGGGTCGGTGATCTGGTCGCTGATCTCGGCGTTGGCCGGCGGTGTCCGTTCCGGCCTGGTGGAGCTGTGGGTGTTCGACCCGAAGGGCGGCATGGAGTTGGCGGCGGGGCTGCCGTTGTTCGCCCGGTTCTGCTACCAGGACCCGGACACCATGGCCGGTGTCCTGGAAGAGGCCGTGAAACGCATGCGGCTGCGGGCGGACCGGCTTCGTGGGGTGACCCGTCAGCACACGCCGAGCCGGGATGAGCCGTTGATCGTCGTGGTCGTCGACGAGTTGGCGGCGTTGACCGCCTACCTGACGGACCGCAAGGTCCGCGACCGCATCAAAGAGGCGCTGGGTTTGTTGTTGTCGCAGGGCCGGGCGGTGGGTGTGCATGTGGTGGCGGCGTTGCAGGACCCGCGTAAGGACGTTCTGCCGTTTAGGGATCTGTTCCCGACGCGGATCGCGTTGCGGATGACCGAGCCGGAGCAGGCTGACATGGTCCTCGGCGACGGTGCCCGTGACCGGGGTGCGGCGTGTGACCGGGTTCCGGAGACGCTGCCGGGGGTCGGCTACGTCGTCCTCGACGGTGTGCGGGAACCCGTCCGGGTCCGGTTCGCCTACCTGTCCGACGACGACATTCGCGGCCTTGGCCGCGCGTACCGGCACCTCGACGACACCGATAACGGCGCTGGTGGCGTGGCGGGGGTGGTGGCGTGA
- a CDS encoding TetR/AcrR family transcriptional regulator, producing the protein MIRAETAAATRQALLEAAAELLDHGGLEAVTLRAVGARAGVTRGAPYRHFPDKEHLMIAVGSQAWDELGQRIGAIHRDPSLTPAAKLRALLAAFINLARRQPHLYRLMFSSPASDPTAFARAAQPTQDESLRVVAGVTGEHDARRYAALLLASADGIAGMELTGQLEGDKWHTTAEELIDTLVTMVAGQTRGSATEAAVSS; encoded by the coding sequence ATGATCCGGGCTGAAACCGCCGCCGCGACACGCCAGGCCCTGCTCGAAGCGGCGGCCGAGCTGCTTGACCACGGCGGCCTCGAAGCCGTGACCCTCCGTGCCGTTGGAGCGCGGGCAGGGGTCACCCGTGGAGCTCCCTACCGGCACTTCCCGGACAAGGAACACCTCATGATCGCCGTCGGCAGCCAGGCGTGGGACGAACTCGGTCAACGGATCGGCGCCATCCACCGAGACCCCAGCCTCACACCGGCCGCAAAGCTGCGGGCCCTCCTCGCCGCTTTCATCAACCTCGCCCGCCGCCAACCCCATCTCTACCGTCTGATGTTCAGCAGCCCCGCCAGCGATCCCACCGCGTTCGCCCGGGCTGCCCAGCCCACGCAGGACGAATCCCTGCGAGTAGTCGCCGGCGTGACCGGCGAACACGATGCCCGCCGATACGCCGCCCTGCTCCTCGCCAGTGCCGACGGCATCGCCGGCATGGAACTCACCGGCCAGCTCGAAGGCGACAAATGGCACACCACCGCCGAAGAGCTGATCGACACGCTCGTCACCATGGTCGCCGGCCAAACCCGCGGCAGCGCCACGGAGGCGGCGGTCAGTTCCTGA
- a CDS encoding YdcF family protein, which yields MTATDRVTIPAEHRRDVECLWHYHQLGHDLHPVDVGIGLGSHDLGVAKVATDLYHRGMYPLLVFTGANAPTTIDRFPRGEAVHYREHALTNGVPDDAILIETEATNTGENITNTRRLLAEHGVHPRSVILMSRPYQQRRAYATAKKLWPEVDITCASHPLTFDDYVSSIGDADKVINMLVGDTQRIHKYAELGYAIPQEVPEAVTAANARLINAGYTNRLVK from the coding sequence ATGACAGCGACGGACCGAGTCACCATCCCAGCCGAGCACCGCCGCGACGTCGAGTGCCTGTGGCACTACCACCAGCTGGGCCACGACCTACACCCCGTCGACGTCGGTATCGGCCTCGGCAGCCATGACCTCGGCGTCGCCAAGGTCGCCACCGACCTCTACCACCGAGGCATGTACCCCCTCCTCGTGTTCACCGGCGCCAACGCACCCACCACCATCGACCGCTTCCCCCGAGGCGAAGCCGTCCACTACCGCGAACACGCCCTGACCAACGGCGTCCCTGACGACGCAATCCTCATCGAAACGGAGGCAACCAACACCGGCGAGAACATCACCAACACCCGGCGGCTCCTCGCGGAGCACGGTGTCCACCCCCGATCCGTCATCCTCATGTCCCGGCCGTACCAACAGCGACGCGCCTACGCCACCGCCAAGAAACTCTGGCCAGAGGTCGACATCACCTGCGCATCCCACCCACTGACGTTCGACGACTACGTCAGCAGCATCGGCGACGCCGACAAAGTCATCAACATGCTCGTCGGCGACACCCAACGCATCCACAAGTACGCCGAACTCGGCTACGCCATCCCACAGGAGGTGCCAGAGGCCGTCACCGCTGCGAACGCTCGCCTCATCAACGCTGGCTACACCAATAGACTTGTCAAGTGA
- a CDS encoding DUF2637 domain-containing protein, with translation MASTGGPTRAERAEGVLLVLILLVVGGLAGAASFTHVHEWTMDNSPPGTGEWFGWANAAISELIPLAALLTIRRRRRTGGPVGYPMFLLVCAVCLSLAAQLAVAKPGISGWLLSAVPALAFLGLSKLVLSTKPAAPAPAGVDQPDNQQPATAVVVQPGNSSAAAVDQVDTDNAAPVVPVPAARPVDQVAGVDQAPMAEPVRPIVPGVRRGVVPVPVAGFPTRNGAAMAGVEADQ, from the coding sequence ATGGCGTCGACTGGTGGGCCGACCCGTGCGGAGCGGGCGGAAGGCGTGCTCTTGGTGCTGATCCTGCTCGTCGTCGGTGGTCTGGCGGGGGCGGCGTCGTTCACCCACGTGCACGAATGGACGATGGACAACTCCCCGCCCGGTACGGGGGAGTGGTTCGGCTGGGCCAACGCCGCTATCTCCGAACTGATCCCCCTGGCCGCGTTGTTGACGATCCGGCGGCGGCGTCGCACGGGTGGGCCGGTCGGCTATCCGATGTTCCTGCTGGTCTGCGCGGTGTGCCTGTCCCTGGCCGCACAGTTGGCGGTGGCCAAGCCGGGTATCTCGGGCTGGTTGCTGTCGGCGGTGCCGGCGTTGGCGTTCCTCGGCCTGTCGAAGCTCGTCCTGTCCACCAAACCCGCCGCCCCCGCCCCGGCCGGTGTCGACCAGCCGGACAACCAGCAGCCGGCGACTGCCGTCGTCGTCCAGCCGGGCAACTCCTCGGCGGCTGCTGTCGACCAGGTCGACACTGACAACGCCGCCCCGGTCGTGCCCGTCCCGGCTGCCCGGCCCGTCGACCAGGTCGCGGGCGTCGACCAGGCGCCGATGGCTGAACCGGTCCGCCCGATTGTCCCCGGTGTGCGGCGGGGTGTGGTGCCGGTACCGGTGGCGGGGTTCCCGACCCGTAACGGCGCTGCGATGGCTGGTGTGGAGGCTGACCAGTGA
- a CDS encoding GntR family transcriptional regulator, giving the protein MRMGYRELADLLRDAIRRGDYPEGGTLPKQNEIAAAHGVNINTVRQAVRVLEAEGLVTPVRRRGTVIRPQLPMKRLGAERYAKSKWKTGDLVAFAADREATGRPWTPGDQTNNVRLTEADRDTADALHLPPGASVYERARLVKEAGVPTHTLTSYYRPEDVEGSPLVDATAGPAGRGGGFAVLTSRGLEPDRITETLHARMPTPDEAKELQLPAGEPVVILHRTTVTSSGRPVEFARGVHAASRFTWSYSFPIPD; this is encoded by the coding sequence ATGAGGATGGGTTACCGCGAGCTGGCGGACCTCCTACGCGACGCCATCCGACGTGGCGACTACCCCGAAGGCGGGACGCTGCCCAAGCAGAACGAGATCGCGGCTGCGCATGGGGTAAACATCAACACCGTGCGACAAGCCGTCCGCGTTCTGGAAGCCGAAGGACTCGTCACACCCGTCCGCCGACGCGGCACGGTCATCCGCCCGCAGCTGCCGATGAAGCGACTCGGGGCTGAGCGATATGCCAAGAGCAAGTGGAAGACCGGAGACCTGGTTGCGTTCGCCGCCGACAGGGAAGCCACCGGACGGCCGTGGACGCCCGGCGACCAGACCAACAACGTACGGCTCACCGAAGCCGACCGAGACACGGCCGATGCGCTCCACCTACCGCCCGGCGCATCCGTCTACGAACGCGCCCGCTTGGTCAAGGAGGCCGGCGTCCCGACTCACACCCTCACCAGCTACTACCGGCCCGAGGACGTTGAAGGATCGCCCCTGGTCGACGCCACCGCCGGCCCAGCCGGACGCGGAGGCGGGTTCGCCGTCCTCACCTCTCGCGGACTCGAGCCCGACCGGATCACCGAAACCCTGCACGCCCGGATGCCCACGCCCGACGAGGCCAAGGAACTACAGCTTCCTGCTGGCGAGCCCGTTGTCATCCTGCACCGCACCACCGTCACCAGTAGCGGCAGACCAGTCGAGTTCGCCCGCGGAGTCCACGCCGCGTCCCGCTTCACCTGGTCCTACAGCTTCCCTATCCCGGACTGA
- a CDS encoding GNAT family protein produces the protein MDPIHLTGRLVDLRDFRTSDIPDAVGIVGDERVTRWLSFDARDPDQTAAMIEGAINRAQAEPRTEYYLAVVDKQDRMIGFGRLGLGGVQAAKLGYAIHADHWGHGYATDTAHTLITYGFGPLRLHRITAAIGPDNAASVAVVKRLGMTYEGRLRDHVHTNGAWRDSLLYSILAPEWTPPADQP, from the coding sequence ATGGACCCGATCCACCTCACCGGCCGACTCGTCGACCTACGCGACTTCCGCACCAGCGACATCCCCGACGCGGTCGGCATCGTCGGAGACGAACGCGTCACCCGCTGGCTGTCATTCGACGCCCGCGACCCCGACCAGACCGCCGCCATGATCGAAGGCGCGATCAACCGAGCGCAGGCCGAGCCGCGCACCGAGTACTACCTAGCCGTCGTCGACAAGCAGGACCGGATGATCGGGTTCGGCCGCCTCGGACTCGGCGGCGTGCAGGCCGCGAAACTCGGCTACGCCATCCACGCCGACCACTGGGGCCACGGCTACGCCACCGACACCGCCCACACCCTCATCACCTACGGCTTCGGACCACTCCGACTACACCGGATCACCGCCGCCATCGGACCCGACAACGCCGCATCCGTCGCCGTCGTCAAGCGGCTAGGGATGACCTACGAAGGCCGCCTCCGCGACCACGTCCACACCAACGGCGCATGGCGAGACTCCCTGCTCTACTCCATCCTCGCCCCAGAGTGGACACCGCCGGCAGACCAGCCGTAA
- a CDS encoding tyrosine-type recombinase/integrase, whose protein sequence is MKSRAVRVWDIRVNKGGRKKTYTVRWVVGGREKSRNFATRALADNFRSDLMQAINRGEAFDSVTGLPDSMMAAKEAQTWLEFVQSYVDMKWPGAAAKSRASLVDALATVTPALVRDLSGRPGPGELRRLLVDHLLPPAVRQSDVPPELAPAARWLRRASLPLVELGQAATVRGALDVLALTLDGRAAAVTTVRRKRSVFYNVLQYAVELELLDFNPVDKLRVRSTRKKVAVTVDRRVVVNPRQAAELLTALTYVGRRGRVRKGERLVAFFACLYLAALRPGEALGLREQDCHLPATGWGRLTLVDNRPQSGKRWTDSGEAHDRRGLKHRADAESRGVPIPPELVTILRKHIDRYGVADDGRLFRSERGNVVAASTYSRVWEEARALALTPHQVASPLAGRPYDLRHAAVSLWLNAGAPATEVAERAGHSVDVLLKVYAKCIDGQEATVNQRIGDALQGFGG, encoded by the coding sequence GTGAAGTCCCGCGCTGTGCGGGTGTGGGACATCCGCGTCAACAAGGGCGGCAGGAAGAAGACGTACACCGTCCGGTGGGTCGTCGGCGGCCGGGAGAAGTCGCGGAACTTCGCCACCCGTGCCCTTGCCGACAATTTCCGGTCGGACCTGATGCAGGCCATCAACCGGGGCGAGGCGTTCGACTCGGTGACCGGCCTGCCTGATTCGATGATGGCGGCCAAGGAGGCGCAGACCTGGCTTGAGTTCGTTCAGTCCTACGTCGACATGAAGTGGCCCGGCGCGGCTGCCAAGTCGCGGGCCAGCCTGGTCGACGCGTTGGCCACCGTCACTCCGGCCCTGGTCCGGGACCTGTCGGGTCGGCCGGGGCCGGGGGAGCTGCGGCGCCTGCTGGTGGATCACCTGCTGCCGCCGGCTGTTCGGCAATCCGATGTCCCGCCGGAGTTGGCGCCTGCCGCGCGTTGGCTGCGCCGTGCTTCGCTGCCCCTCGTCGAGCTGGGGCAGGCGGCGACGGTCCGGGGCGCTCTCGATGTCCTGGCCCTGACGCTCGACGGGCGGGCGGCTGCGGTGACGACGGTCCGCCGGAAGCGGTCGGTGTTCTACAACGTCCTGCAGTACGCGGTGGAACTGGAACTGCTCGACTTCAACCCGGTCGACAAGCTCCGGGTGCGGTCGACTCGCAAGAAGGTCGCGGTGACGGTCGACCGGCGGGTGGTGGTCAACCCGCGTCAGGCGGCGGAGCTGCTGACCGCGCTGACGTACGTCGGGCGGCGGGGTCGGGTCCGCAAGGGTGAGCGCCTGGTGGCGTTCTTCGCCTGCCTCTACCTCGCGGCGTTGCGGCCCGGTGAGGCGTTGGGCCTGCGTGAGCAGGACTGCCACCTTCCGGCAACTGGATGGGGGCGGCTGACGCTGGTCGACAACCGGCCGCAGTCCGGCAAGCGGTGGACCGACAGCGGCGAGGCGCACGATCGGCGCGGGCTCAAGCATCGGGCCGACGCCGAGTCACGCGGGGTGCCGATCCCGCCGGAGCTGGTGACGATCCTGCGGAAGCACATCGACCGGTACGGCGTGGCAGACGACGGCCGGTTGTTCCGTAGCGAGCGGGGCAACGTCGTGGCGGCGTCCACGTACTCGCGGGTGTGGGAGGAGGCGCGGGCGTTGGCGCTGACTCCGCATCAGGTGGCGTCGCCGTTGGCAGGTCGGCCGTACGACCTGCGGCACGCGGCGGTGTCGCTCTGGCTCAACGCCGGTGCTCCGGCAACTGAGGTCGCGGAGCGGGCCGGGCATTCGGTCGATGTGCTGTTGAAGGTGTACGCGAAGTGCATCGACGGCCAGGAGGCGACGGTCAACCAGCGGATCGGCGACGCGTTGCAGGGCTTCGGTGGGTAG
- a CDS encoding GntR family transcriptional regulator, translated as MAYEVPTPKYLRVLNTLRERIENGSYAPGAVLPSENQLCSEFGVSRPTVLKALGILKQDGWIESQQGKGSFVRGRPPSGRTSPQYARDAVELDESAETEILHVGPVLASPRVAAALNIPDGTPVYERRRRTVSQFGPVDLISTFVPVDIAVGTEIVNPQPIVGSLIEHITRHKGLRADYATERMTTRRVSADEADALDVSADESVFSVVITAHRASGEPIMASVLVLPGSRHEIEDTYPLS; from the coding sequence ATGGCGTACGAAGTGCCGACGCCGAAATACCTGCGCGTGTTGAACACGCTGCGGGAGCGCATCGAGAATGGCTCGTACGCGCCGGGCGCGGTGCTGCCGTCAGAGAACCAGTTGTGCTCGGAGTTCGGGGTTTCCCGTCCTACCGTCCTCAAAGCTCTGGGCATCCTGAAGCAGGACGGCTGGATCGAGTCGCAGCAGGGCAAGGGCAGCTTCGTGCGTGGCCGACCGCCCTCGGGTCGCACCTCGCCGCAGTACGCGCGGGACGCGGTCGAGTTGGACGAGAGCGCCGAAACAGAGATCCTGCATGTTGGGCCGGTGCTGGCGTCGCCGCGTGTCGCTGCCGCATTGAACATCCCGGACGGCACTCCCGTCTACGAGCGGCGCCGCCGGACGGTGTCACAGTTCGGCCCGGTTGACCTGATCTCGACGTTCGTGCCGGTCGACATCGCCGTGGGTACGGAGATCGTCAACCCGCAGCCGATCGTCGGTAGCTTGATCGAGCACATCACCCGACACAAGGGACTGCGGGCGGACTACGCCACCGAGCGGATGACCACGCGGCGGGTCAGTGCGGACGAGGCGGATGCCCTGGACGTGTCGGCGGACGAGTCGGTCTTCAGCGTGGTCATCACCGCGCACCGGGCGTCGGGTGAGCCGATCATGGCGTCTGTGTTGGTGCTTCCCGGTAGCCGTCATGAGATCGAGGACACCTACCCGCTGTCCTGA
- a CDS encoding enoyl-CoA hydratase/isomerase family protein: MKQFTVDDQTSKVRRVTFASPPFNLIGADTMAELFDIVDRLSGEEQVSVVIFDSATPGFFFNHVDGAQIPAIAAMAGSGPLPGFVELGVRLAAAPFVSIASIRGRTRGGGAEYTAAFDLRYASREQAIFGQPEAAFGLVPGAERLTHLLGRDRALEVLLTGQDYDADRAEQYGWVTRAIPDAELDDFVDAVARRIASFDKQAITAVKAEVNRSTLPPEENLLASFVESARSAAGPVAQARGRAVGKLIAQIGIDDVERNLGHHLESLAEQP; the protein is encoded by the coding sequence ATGAAGCAGTTCACAGTGGATGACCAGACGTCGAAGGTACGTCGAGTCACCTTCGCGAGTCCACCGTTCAACCTGATCGGCGCGGACACGATGGCTGAGCTGTTCGACATCGTCGACCGGCTGAGCGGCGAGGAACAGGTCAGCGTCGTCATCTTCGACAGCGCAACGCCGGGATTCTTCTTCAACCACGTCGACGGCGCCCAGATCCCGGCCATCGCGGCGATGGCCGGCAGCGGGCCCCTGCCCGGGTTCGTCGAACTCGGCGTGCGCCTGGCTGCCGCACCGTTCGTCAGCATCGCGTCGATCCGGGGACGTACCCGTGGCGGCGGCGCGGAGTACACCGCCGCCTTCGACCTGCGCTACGCCAGCCGGGAACAGGCGATCTTCGGCCAGCCCGAGGCCGCCTTCGGTCTGGTCCCCGGCGCCGAACGACTGACCCACCTCCTCGGCCGCGACCGAGCTCTGGAGGTACTCCTGACCGGTCAGGACTACGACGCGGACCGGGCCGAACAGTACGGCTGGGTCACCCGGGCGATCCCCGACGCCGAACTCGACGACTTCGTCGACGCTGTGGCCCGGCGTATCGCCAGCTTCGACAAGCAAGCCATCACGGCGGTCAAAGCCGAGGTGAACCGCTCCACCTTGCCGCCGGAGGAGAACCTGCTGGCGTCGTTCGTCGAGTCCGCCCGATCCGCCGCGGGACCTGTCGCCCAGGCTCGCGGGCGGGCCGTCGGCAAACTCATCGCCCAGATCGGGATCGACGACGTCGAGCGAAACCTGGGCCACCACCTCGAGTCGCTGGCCGAACAGCCGTAG
- a CDS encoding replication initiator: MTHPEPATRPAAGVGAAIPDNASSPLSVVPRPGSRAARMRQPLAKDALRQLAEQHQVCVRPVVLRRTDTVTGRTDIVEVPCGATLAAKCKPCAERGRRLRIQQIREGWHLADEPAVRPDKPGEDVLSLVRLRAHLEFERHALAYEPMDPDARAAQVTDLDDAIVEVDEALAESNLRGKLTPTERDERPRRRRSTRRRQDTPDLPRLPVDPRTVGRAYTGRQGRTYRPSMLLTLTLDSHGPVHSHFRRGGYVVPCECGQRHQPHDPVLSTPVDPASYDYRRAALDSIHFARVLDRWWQNLRRAAGWNVQYAGAVELQRRLAPHAHFAIRGTLPRKLLKQIAAATYHQVWWPRFDQPVYRVDAPPVWDVDQQAYVDPKTKEALPTWGEALDELEEPGSPPAYVARLGRIDARGIDQGTKDAERSIRYVTKYVTKDLTDQARPRSDPQRAHFDRLHAELSVLPCSPTCANWLLYGVQPDKAKPGLTPGRCTGKVHQRATLGFTGRRVLVSRQWSGKTLADHRANNRAWVRAILAGNLAGADDQAAADNNDGNGGQADGQVDNPDRYRFELARPDDPDVPPLQYRILRAVSERIRWRTTLTNARQRATGAVPATTRPLTLAA, translated from the coding sequence GTGACTCACCCCGAACCCGCGACCCGGCCGGCGGCGGGTGTGGGCGCCGCGATCCCGGACAACGCATCATCGCCGCTGTCGGTGGTGCCGCGTCCGGGGTCGCGGGCGGCCCGGATGCGTCAACCCCTCGCCAAGGACGCCCTACGCCAGCTGGCGGAGCAGCATCAGGTGTGCGTGCGGCCGGTGGTGCTGCGCCGCACCGACACCGTGACCGGCCGTACCGACATCGTCGAAGTGCCCTGCGGGGCGACGTTGGCGGCGAAGTGCAAGCCGTGCGCGGAACGCGGCCGCCGGCTACGTATCCAGCAGATCCGGGAAGGCTGGCACCTGGCCGACGAACCGGCCGTCCGCCCGGACAAGCCGGGTGAGGATGTCCTGTCGCTGGTCCGCCTGCGGGCACACCTCGAATTCGAACGCCACGCCCTGGCCTACGAACCGATGGACCCGGACGCGCGGGCGGCGCAGGTCACGGACCTCGATGACGCGATCGTCGAGGTCGACGAAGCGTTGGCGGAATCGAACCTACGCGGCAAGCTCACCCCGACCGAGCGGGACGAGCGGCCTCGGCGTCGCCGGTCGACCCGCCGCCGCCAGGACACCCCCGACCTGCCCCGGCTGCCTGTCGACCCGCGTACGGTCGGCCGCGCCTACACCGGCCGGCAGGGCAGAACCTATCGGCCGTCGATGCTGCTCACGCTCACCCTCGACAGTCACGGCCCGGTGCACTCGCACTTTCGGCGCGGCGGCTACGTGGTGCCGTGCGAGTGCGGTCAACGCCACCAGCCGCACGACCCGGTGCTGAGTACGCCGGTGGATCCGGCCAGCTACGACTACCGGCGGGCGGCGCTGGACTCGATCCACTTCGCCCGCGTGCTGGACCGGTGGTGGCAGAACCTGCGCCGGGCGGCGGGCTGGAACGTCCAGTACGCCGGGGCCGTCGAGCTGCAACGCCGACTCGCCCCACACGCACACTTCGCCATCCGGGGCACCCTGCCCCGCAAGCTGTTGAAGCAGATCGCCGCCGCGACCTACCACCAGGTGTGGTGGCCACGCTTCGACCAACCCGTCTACCGGGTCGACGCACCGCCGGTGTGGGACGTCGACCAACAGGCGTACGTCGACCCCAAAACCAAGGAGGCGTTACCGACCTGGGGCGAGGCGCTTGACGAGCTGGAGGAACCCGGCTCCCCACCCGCCTACGTCGCCCGGTTGGGCCGGATCGACGCGCGCGGGATCGACCAGGGCACCAAGGACGCGGAACGCTCCATCCGCTACGTCACGAAGTACGTCACCAAGGACCTGACCGACCAGGCCCGGCCACGCTCCGACCCCCAGAGGGCGCACTTCGACCGGCTCCACGCCGAACTGTCGGTCCTGCCGTGCTCGCCGACGTGCGCCAACTGGCTGCTCTACGGCGTCCAGCCGGACAAGGCCAAACCCGGCCTCACTCCTGGTCGCTGCACCGGCAAGGTCCACCAACGGGCGACGCTCGGCTTCACCGGTCGGCGGGTGCTGGTCTCTCGGCAGTGGTCCGGCAAGACCCTGGCCGACCACCGCGCCAACAACCGGGCCTGGGTCCGGGCCATCCTCGCCGGGAACCTCGCCGGCGCCGACGACCAGGCCGCCGCCGACAACAACGACGGCAACGGCGGGCAGGCGGACGGGCAGGTCGACAACCCGGATCGCTACCGGTTCGAACTAGCCCGACCCGACGACCCCGACGTCCCACCCCTGCAATACCGCATCCTGCGCGCCGTCTCCGAACGCATCCGCTGGCGCACCACCCTCACCAACGCCCGACAACGCGCCACCGGCGCTGTTCCGGCAACGACTCGACCCCTGACCCTCGCAGCCTGA
- a CDS encoding helix-turn-helix domain-containing protein has protein sequence MDDELLTVPQVLSALNGVSRRTFYRWRELGIAPECIKLPNGELRIGRRDLRAWLERHREAA, from the coding sequence ATGGACGACGAGCTGTTGACCGTCCCTCAGGTACTCAGCGCACTCAACGGCGTTTCTCGGCGGACCTTCTACCGCTGGCGTGAGCTGGGCATCGCCCCGGAGTGCATCAAGCTCCCGAACGGTGAGCTGCGCATCGGCCGGCGTGACCTGCGTGCCTGGCTCGAACGGCATCGGGAGGCGGCGTGA